From the Paramormyrops kingsleyae isolate MSU_618 chromosome 7, PKINGS_0.4, whole genome shotgun sequence genome, one window contains:
- the uap1l1 gene encoding UDP-N-acetylhexosamine pyrophosphorylase-like protein 1 isoform X1, with the protein MPVLPWDHILVTSCTVQRRVTKSQFWDELGAEERNRFLADLSYLDPEELRDHCRGAAEAASRCSSPQDRLDELMEPVPMEFIGGVCRSDKKTLDDWENEGFLQISLNRVAVLLLAGGQGTRLGVPYPKGMYNVGLPSGKTLYQIQAERIRKVQELASTRHDSMCKVPWYIMTSEFTLEPTEKFFKENNYFNLDPSDVVMFEQRMIPAVTFDGKVILEGKGKIAMAPDGNGGLYRALVDNGILEDMKKRGVQYLHVYCVDNILVKMADPVFIGFCVKKGADCGAKVVEKAYPAEPVGVVCRVDGVYQVVEYSEVLPETTALRGPGGGLLYSAGNICNHFFTLEFLMDVAQNFEGKLKQHVALKKVPFVDAKGTAVKPDKPNGIKMEKFVFDVFQFSRNFVVFEVLREEEFSPLKNADGAPVDTPTTARRSLLNQHYRWVLAAEASFVDPQRESISPPKSGTELDEDSQPTCEISPLISYFGEGLEKLLKGRTLESPFVLDESLAEEILRAS; encoded by the exons ATGCCTGTTCTTCCTTGGGATCACATCCTAGTCACGAGTTGCACAGTACAAAGACGAGTAACAAAAAGTCAG TTTTGGGACGAACTTGGTGCGGAAGAGAGAAATCGGTTTTTGGCCGATTTGTCCTATCTGGACCCGGAGGAGTTGCGTGATCACTGCCGAGGCGCGGCGGAGGCGGCAAGCCGCTGTTCGAGCCCGCAGGACCGGCTCGATGAGCTGATGGAGCCGGTTCCTATGGAATTCATTGGCGGTGTCTGTCGAAGCGACAAGAAAACTCTAGACGACTGGGAGAATGAAG gATTCCTACAGATTTCCTTGAACCGAGTGGCAGTTTTGCTTCTTGCTGGTGGACAGGGTACTCGCCTCGGTGTACCTTACCCGAAGGGGATGTATAACGTGGGTCTGCCCAGCGGCAAAACTCTCTATCAGATCCAGGCGGAGCGCATAAGGAAGGTTCAGGAGTTGGCTTCTACCAGGCATGATTCAATGTGCAAAGTTCCATG GTACATCATGACCAGTGAATTTACCCTGGAACCCACTGAAAAGTTCTTCAAAGAAAACAACTACTTCAATCTGGATCCATCTGATGTGGTCATGTTTGAACAGAGGATGATCCCAGCCGTGACATTTGATGGAAAGGTCATCTTGGAGGGCAAGGGCAAGATAGCCATGGCCCCAG ATGGAAATGGGGGACTGTACAGAGCCCTTGTGGACAATGGAATCCTGGAGGACATGAAGAAGCGAGGAGTGCAGTACCTCCATGTCTATTGTGTGGATAACATCTTGGTCAAGATGGCTGACCCTGTCTTCATTGGGTTCTGTGTGAAAAAAGGGGCAGACTGTGGTGCCAAG GTGGTGGAGAAGGCTTATCCAGCAGAACCAGTGGGTGTGGTGTGCCGGGTGGACGGGGTCTATCAGGTGGTCGAGTACAGTGAGGTGCTTCCCGAAACCACCGCACTGCGTGGCCCAGGGGGAGGCCTGCTGTACAGTGCTGGGAACATCTGCAACCACTTCTTCACCCTGGAGTTCCTCATGGACGTCGCACA GAATTTCGAAGGaaaactgaagcagcatgtGGCCTTAAAAAAGGTCCCTTTTGTGGATGCCAAGGGCACCGCAGTGAAGCCAGACAAGCCCAACGGGATTAAGATGGAGAAGTTTGTCTTTGACGTCTTCCAGTTTTCCAG GAACTTCGTGGTGTTCGAGGTGCTGAGGGAGGAGGAGTTCTCCCCACTGAAGAATGCAGATGGGGCGCCCGTGGACACACCGACCACCGCAAGGCGCTCCCTCCTGAATCAGCATTACCGCTGGGTGCTGGCTGCAGAGGCCAGCTTTGTGGACCCCCAGAGGGAATCCATCTCCCCCCCAAAATCAGG GACGGAACTCGATGAGGACTCACAGCCCACCTGTGAGATTTCCCCGCTGATCTCCTACTTTGGGGAG GGCTTAGAGAAGCTGCTGAAAGGAAGGACCTTGGAATCTCCTTTTGTCCTGGATGAATCACTTGCAGAAGAAATCTTGCGGGCCTCTTAG
- the uap1l1 gene encoding UDP-N-acetylhexosamine pyrophosphorylase-like protein 1 isoform X2 has product MISIEEARSRLDLAGQSHILQFWDELGAEERNRFLADLSYLDPEELRDHCRGAAEAASRCSSPQDRLDELMEPVPMEFIGGVCRSDKKTLDDWENEGFLQISLNRVAVLLLAGGQGTRLGVPYPKGMYNVGLPSGKTLYQIQAERIRKVQELASTRHDSMCKVPWYIMTSEFTLEPTEKFFKENNYFNLDPSDVVMFEQRMIPAVTFDGKVILEGKGKIAMAPDGNGGLYRALVDNGILEDMKKRGVQYLHVYCVDNILVKMADPVFIGFCVKKGADCGAKVVEKAYPAEPVGVVCRVDGVYQVVEYSEVLPETTALRGPGGGLLYSAGNICNHFFTLEFLMDVAQNFEGKLKQHVALKKVPFVDAKGTAVKPDKPNGIKMEKFVFDVFQFSRNFVVFEVLREEEFSPLKNADGAPVDTPTTARRSLLNQHYRWVLAAEASFVDPQRESISPPKSGTELDEDSQPTCEISPLISYFGEGLEKLLKGRTLESPFVLDESLAEEILRAS; this is encoded by the exons ATGATATCGATTGAAGAGGCGAGATCCCGTTTGGACTTAGCAGGACAATCCCACATTCTCCAGTTTTGGGACGAACTTGGTGCGGAAGAGAGAAATCGGTTTTTGGCCGATTTGTCCTATCTGGACCCGGAGGAGTTGCGTGATCACTGCCGAGGCGCGGCGGAGGCGGCAAGCCGCTGTTCGAGCCCGCAGGACCGGCTCGATGAGCTGATGGAGCCGGTTCCTATGGAATTCATTGGCGGTGTCTGTCGAAGCGACAAGAAAACTCTAGACGACTGGGAGAATGAAG gATTCCTACAGATTTCCTTGAACCGAGTGGCAGTTTTGCTTCTTGCTGGTGGACAGGGTACTCGCCTCGGTGTACCTTACCCGAAGGGGATGTATAACGTGGGTCTGCCCAGCGGCAAAACTCTCTATCAGATCCAGGCGGAGCGCATAAGGAAGGTTCAGGAGTTGGCTTCTACCAGGCATGATTCAATGTGCAAAGTTCCATG GTACATCATGACCAGTGAATTTACCCTGGAACCCACTGAAAAGTTCTTCAAAGAAAACAACTACTTCAATCTGGATCCATCTGATGTGGTCATGTTTGAACAGAGGATGATCCCAGCCGTGACATTTGATGGAAAGGTCATCTTGGAGGGCAAGGGCAAGATAGCCATGGCCCCAG ATGGAAATGGGGGACTGTACAGAGCCCTTGTGGACAATGGAATCCTGGAGGACATGAAGAAGCGAGGAGTGCAGTACCTCCATGTCTATTGTGTGGATAACATCTTGGTCAAGATGGCTGACCCTGTCTTCATTGGGTTCTGTGTGAAAAAAGGGGCAGACTGTGGTGCCAAG GTGGTGGAGAAGGCTTATCCAGCAGAACCAGTGGGTGTGGTGTGCCGGGTGGACGGGGTCTATCAGGTGGTCGAGTACAGTGAGGTGCTTCCCGAAACCACCGCACTGCGTGGCCCAGGGGGAGGCCTGCTGTACAGTGCTGGGAACATCTGCAACCACTTCTTCACCCTGGAGTTCCTCATGGACGTCGCACA GAATTTCGAAGGaaaactgaagcagcatgtGGCCTTAAAAAAGGTCCCTTTTGTGGATGCCAAGGGCACCGCAGTGAAGCCAGACAAGCCCAACGGGATTAAGATGGAGAAGTTTGTCTTTGACGTCTTCCAGTTTTCCAG GAACTTCGTGGTGTTCGAGGTGCTGAGGGAGGAGGAGTTCTCCCCACTGAAGAATGCAGATGGGGCGCCCGTGGACACACCGACCACCGCAAGGCGCTCCCTCCTGAATCAGCATTACCGCTGGGTGCTGGCTGCAGAGGCCAGCTTTGTGGACCCCCAGAGGGAATCCATCTCCCCCCCAAAATCAGG GACGGAACTCGATGAGGACTCACAGCCCACCTGTGAGATTTCCCCGCTGATCTCCTACTTTGGGGAG GGCTTAGAGAAGCTGCTGAAAGGAAGGACCTTGGAATCTCCTTTTGTCCTGGATGAATCACTTGCAGAAGAAATCTTGCGGGCCTCTTAG